A window of Mycolicibacterium holsaticum DSM 44478 = JCM 12374 genomic DNA:
GCAACATCACCGCTGGGTGGAAAAGGAAGCCGCCGGTGTGGTGGCGGCGATCATCGCCTACAACTACCCCAACCAGCTGGCGCTGGCCAAGCTGGGGCCCGCGCTCGCCGCCGGTTGCACCGTGGTGCTCAAGTCGGCCCCGGACACCCCGCTGATCACCCTGGCGCTCGGCGAGCTGATCGCCAACCACACCGACATCCCCGCCGGCGTCGTCAACGTGCTCAGCGGAGCCGACCCCGAGGTGGGCGCGGCGCTGACCACCAGCGCCGACGTCGACATGGTGACATTCACCGGTTCCACCCCGACCGGCCGACGGATCATGGCGGCGGCCAGCGACACCCTCAAACGCGTCTTCTTGGAACTGGGCGGTAAATCGGCCGCGATCGTGCTCGACGACGCCGACTTCGCCACCGCCGCCCTGTTCAGTGCCTTCAGTATGGTCAGCCACGCCGGGCAGGGCTGCGCGCTGACGTCGCGGCTGCTGGTTCCGCGTAAGCACCACGACGAGATCGTCGAACTCGTCAAGACCAACTTCGCGATGGTGCGCTACGGCGACCCGGCCGACCCGGCCACCTATATGGGTCCGCTGATCAGCGACAAGCAGCGCGACAAGGTCGACGGCATGGTCAGGCGCGCCGTCGATGCCGGCGCCACGCTGGTGACCGGCGGCGAGAAGATCGATCCCGGATACTTCTACACCCCGACCCTGTTGACCGATGTCGACCCCGACAGCGAGATCGCCCAGGAAGAGGTCTTCGGCCCCGTGCTGGTCGTCATCGCCTACGAGGACGACGACGACGCGGTGCGCATCGCCAACAACTCCATCTACGGGTTGTCCGGAGCGGTGTTCGGCAGCCAGGATCGGGCGCTGACGCTGGCCCGTCGCATCCGCACCGGCACCTTCTCCATCAACGGCGGTAACTACTTCAGCCCCGACAGCCCGTTCGGCGGCTACAAGCAGTCAGGTATCGGGCGCGAGATGGGCACCGCGGGGTTGGAGGAGTTCTTGGAATCCAAGACGTTCGCGACGGTGGTGGGCCGCTGATGAGCGCTCGCGCGAAGAAAGGACAGCAGTGAGCAAGCCGCTGGAGGGAATCCGGGTCCTCGAGGTCGCCATGTACGGCTTCGTGCCGTCGGCGGGTGCCGTGCTGCGCGAATGGGGCGCCGACGTCATCAAGGTCGAGCACGCCGTGACCGGAGATCCGCAACGCGGTCTGCGCCAGACCGGGCTGCTGCGAGTCGAAGGTGACCCCAACCCCAACATCGAACACGCCAACCGGGGCAAGCGCAGCATCGGACTGGACATGTCGGTGCTGCAGGGCCGAGAAGTCCTGCTGGACCTCGCGCGACGCGCCGATGTCTTTTTGACCAGCTTCCTGCCCGCGCACCGGCAGAAGTTCGGCATCGACGTCGACGACATTCGCGCGGTGAACCCCACGATCATCTATGCGCGAGGCAGCGCGCTGGGCCCACGCGGTGAGGAGTCGGTCAAGGGCGGATACGACATGACCGCCTTCTGGTGCCGCGCGGGCACCGCCGCCACGATCACGCCGCCGGGCACACCGGGCATGGTCGGCCCACCGGGACCGGCGTACGGCGACACCATTTCTGGGACCAACCTCGCCGGTGGGATCGCCGCGGCGCTGCTCAAGCGGGAACGGACCGGCGAGGCGTCCGTCGTCGACGTCTCGCTGCTCGGCAGCGGGCTGTGGTCGTTGGGCCACACCGTCGCGCTGACCAAGCATCTCGGCCAGCGCATGGAGGCGTTTCCGCCCGGCGTGCACGGCTCGCCGATCAACCCGCTCGTCGGGCTGTATCCGACGGCCGACGACCGCTACATCTCTTTCGTGATGATGCAGCCCACCAAGTTCTGGGCCGACGTGTGCCGGCATATGGACCTCGAGGAACTCATCGACGATCCGCGCTTCGCCACCGCCGAGTCGATCGCCGAGAACACCGAGGCCGCCGCGGAGATCCTCAAGGAGGCGATGGCCAAGCGCCCGCTCGCCGAGTGGAGCGAGCGGTTCGCGACGCTGCTCGGGCCGTGGGCTCCGGTGCAGGACACCCTGCAAGCAGCCGAGGACGCCCAGATCCGCGCGAACGAGTACCTGGTGCCGGCGGGCGAACTCGAACTCGTCGCGAACCCGGTGCAATTTGATGTCAAGGCGCCAGAAACCGGCCCCGCGCCCGGTTTTGCAGAGCAAACTGACGAAATCTTGCTGGAACTCGGATTGGATTGGGATCGCATCATCGAACTCAAGACGGCCGGCGCCGTCACCTAGGTTGCTGAAAGGTTCTGGAGCCATCAGATGCCACGTGTCGCTTCGATAGGCACCTATCTGCCGTGTTGGGGTACCCCGACGCGGCGGGTGCCCGGCGACGACGAGGATGTCATCACGCTCGCGGTCGAGGCGGGCCGGGCGGCGTTGCTGGCAAGTGGCGCAGTTGAGCGGGTGGTGTTGGTCAGCCGCAACATGCCGATGTTGGAGAGCAGCAGCGCCGCCGTACTGCTGGCGGGCCTGGGCCTGGATCCGGAGTTGGAGGTCGACGAACGGCTCGGCGGCGCGCCTGCGACCGTCGACGCGCTGAGCTCGGCGCGGCCACGGACACTGATCATCGGCAGCGACCTGGAACCCGCCGGTGCCGCGGCCGTGCTGACCGCCGAGCGCGGCCTGCAGTTCCGCACCGCCGCGCGCATCGCGCGAAGCCTCCCGGTGCGCACCCGCAACGCGACCGGTGACGTGCACGACTACGGCGACCCCCGGTTGCTGCACGAGCGCGGGCTCGTCGCCTCGCTGGAAGCCGCCTGGCTGGACACCCCGGTCGCGGTGGCTGGGGTGGATCACCCGCGCGCGGTGGAGTTGAGCATCGGCGATCCGCCGGAACTGCCAACCACCGGGGCGAGTTCGAGTTTGTTCGCACTCGCCGGGATGGTCGAACGCGACACGACGGGCCCGTTGGTGGCGGTCGAACAAGCCACGCTCTCGGGCATCACGGTCACCGGCGGGGTGGCCGAACTGAACCGCCGCGAGCCCGACCCGCGGCCAATGCCCGACGGCCAGTACGTCGCAGGCGCGGACCTGCCGATCTCGCTGGCCGCATACGAGCGGGCCTTCGAGGCCAAGACCCGGTGGGAAGCCGGAAGGTTCGCCGGCAGCGACGTACTGGACTTCCCGCCGCGCTACCGGCTGGCGGACGACGGTGCGCTGTCCACCGGCTACGAACTGGTTCCCCTGCCCCGGACCGGAACGGTGTACACGGAGACGACCGTGCAGATGCCGGTGCCCGGTCTGCGCACCCCCTATTCACTGGTGATCGTCGAACTCGACGGCGTCGGGGTCCGCGCACTGGTCAAGGTGACTGGAGCGGCGCCGGGCACGGTCGACATCGGCGCGCGCGGCCGGCTGGCGTTGCGCCGCGTGGCGGTACGCTCCGGCGTGCCCGATTACGGTTACATGTTCGAGCCCGAGCGGGTCGCGGCGTGAGGACCCGAAGGCCAACGCGCGTGAGGATCACAGCGGAGCGAGGACCGGTGGGCCCACGCCCGGAGGGCAGGGGACGAGCGGGAGCCGAGGCATGAGAAGGGTCGGAATCGTCGGCGCCGGAATGACGGCCTTCGGCGAGCACTTCGCCCTCGGTATGAAAGACCTGCTGCCGATGGCATACGCCGAGTGCGCGGCCAGCGTGGACAAGGGCTTGGCCAGGCAGGACCTGCAGGCGGCGTGGTTCGGTGCGATGGGCACCGCCGACGGGTTTCCCGCCGGAATCCTCGCCGACACGCTCGGGCTGCCCGACCTGCCGGTCACCCGGGTGGAAAACTCGTGCGCCACAGGCAATGACGCCGTGCGCAACGCGTTATTCGGCGTGGCCTCAGGAGCTTTCGACGTCGTCCTGGTCATGGGTGCCGACAAGCTGCGCGACACCACTTCGGCCGACATGGTGTGGCAGTGGGAGGCGATGGCCCGTGACATGGCGTGGGATTACCCACTCGGTCTGGTCTCGCCCGCCGGATTCGCGCTGCATGTTCGTCGCTACCTGCACGAGTCGCCTGCCACCCGCGAACACCTCGCCATGGTCGCGGTAAAGAACCACCACCACGGCGTCAACAACCCCAAGGCGCGGTTGCGGTTCGAGATCACCGTTGAGCAGGCGCTGGATGCGCCGGTGATCGTCACTCCCTTCGGGCTGTATGACTGCGCTCCGCAAAGCGACGGCGCCGCCGCGCTCATCCTGGCCGCCGAGGACATGGTCGACCGCTTCACCGACCGGCCGGTGTGGGTCCGGGGAGTAGGCCTGGGCCTGGATTCGGTGATGCATCAACACAAACCGGACATGACGACATTTCCGGCAACCGTCCGGGCGGCCAAGCGGGCATTCACCATGGCCGGCCTGACACCTGCCGATGTCGATGTGGCCGAAGTTCACGATTTCTTTACAGGCATCGAGTTGATCAGCTATGAAGATCTGGGCTTCGCAGAGCGTTTCGGCGGCTACAAGCTCATCGAGACCGAAGTCACCAGTGTTGGCGGCGCGCTGCCGGTCAACCCCAGCGGCGGGCTGAAGGCCAAGGGTCATCCGCCAGGAGCCACCGGCGTCGCGCAATGCGTTGAGTTGTTTCAACAACTCCGTGGAGAGGCGGTCAACCAGGTGGACGGGGCGCGAATCGCTTTGGCGCACAATATCGGTGGCCCGACGGCCGTATCTGCCGTCACGATCCTGGAGGGAGCCGGTAGTGGCTGTTAAGGGCCCGGAGCGGTGGGCGGTGGGGTTGCCGCGGGTGCGTGATTTGGCGGGGCCGATGGCGGCTGTGGGTGGGTTGTTTGCGATGTCGGCTGATGCGGTGCGGTTTGTGTTTCGGCGGCCGTTTCAGTGGCGGGAGTTTTTGGAGCAGTGTTGGTTTATTGCGCGGGTGGCGTTGGCGCCGACGTTGTTGGTGGCGATTCCGTTCACGGTGTTGATTAGTTTCACGCTCAATATTTTGTTGCGGGAGTTGGGTGCGGCGGATTTGTCGGGGGCTGGTGCTGCGTTTGGGGCGGTGACGCAGGTGGGTCCGATTGTGACGGTGTTGATTGTGGCGGGGGCGGGGTCGACGGCGATTTGTGCGGATTTGGGGTCGCGCACGATTCGTGAGGAGATCGA
This region includes:
- a CDS encoding thiolase C-terminal domain-containing protein; this translates as MRRVGIVGAGMTAFGEHFALGMKDLLPMAYAECAASVDKGLARQDLQAAWFGAMGTADGFPAGILADTLGLPDLPVTRVENSCATGNDAVRNALFGVASGAFDVVLVMGADKLRDTTSADMVWQWEAMARDMAWDYPLGLVSPAGFALHVRRYLHESPATREHLAMVAVKNHHHGVNNPKARLRFEITVEQALDAPVIVTPFGLYDCAPQSDGAAALILAAEDMVDRFTDRPVWVRGVGLGLDSVMHQHKPDMTTFPATVRAAKRAFTMAGLTPADVDVAEVHDFFTGIELISYEDLGFAERFGGYKLIETEVTSVGGALPVNPSGGLKAKGHPPGATGVAQCVELFQQLRGEAVNQVDGARIALAHNIGGPTAVSAVTILEGAGSGC
- a CDS encoding CaiB/BaiF CoA transferase family protein yields the protein MSKPLEGIRVLEVAMYGFVPSAGAVLREWGADVIKVEHAVTGDPQRGLRQTGLLRVEGDPNPNIEHANRGKRSIGLDMSVLQGREVLLDLARRADVFLTSFLPAHRQKFGIDVDDIRAVNPTIIYARGSALGPRGEESVKGGYDMTAFWCRAGTAATITPPGTPGMVGPPGPAYGDTISGTNLAGGIAAALLKRERTGEASVVDVSLLGSGLWSLGHTVALTKHLGQRMEAFPPGVHGSPINPLVGLYPTADDRYISFVMMQPTKFWADVCRHMDLEELIDDPRFATAESIAENTEAAAEILKEAMAKRPLAEWSERFATLLGPWAPVQDTLQAAEDAQIRANEYLVPAGELELVANPVQFDVKAPETGPAPGFAEQTDEILLELGLDWDRIIELKTAGAVT
- a CDS encoding OB-fold domain-containing protein, with amino-acid sequence MPRVASIGTYLPCWGTPTRRVPGDDEDVITLAVEAGRAALLASGAVERVVLVSRNMPMLESSSAAVLLAGLGLDPELEVDERLGGAPATVDALSSARPRTLIIGSDLEPAGAAAVLTAERGLQFRTAARIARSLPVRTRNATGDVHDYGDPRLLHERGLVASLEAAWLDTPVAVAGVDHPRAVELSIGDPPELPTTGASSSLFALAGMVERDTTGPLVAVEQATLSGITVTGGVAELNRREPDPRPMPDGQYVAGADLPISLAAYERAFEAKTRWEAGRFAGSDVLDFPPRYRLADDGALSTGYELVPLPRTGTVYTETTVQMPVPGLRTPYSLVIVELDGVGVRALVKVTGAAPGTVDIGARGRLALRRVAVRSGVPDYGYMFEPERVAA
- a CDS encoding aldehyde dehydrogenase family protein — protein: MQEATTISMANRSADTAAVEVDRRMLIDGRLLEPSRTFPSINPATGQVLGHAPDATVADAHAAVAAARRAFDETNWATDTQLRIRCLEQFHHALVEHRDELAELTIAEVGATPTLCAGAQLDQPIAIVGYYADLLKSYPMTEDLGNIESRGMQHHRWVEKEAAGVVAAIIAYNYPNQLALAKLGPALAAGCTVVLKSAPDTPLITLALGELIANHTDIPAGVVNVLSGADPEVGAALTTSADVDMVTFTGSTPTGRRIMAAASDTLKRVFLELGGKSAAIVLDDADFATAALFSAFSMVSHAGQGCALTSRLLVPRKHHDEIVELVKTNFAMVRYGDPADPATYMGPLISDKQRDKVDGMVRRAVDAGATLVTGGEKIDPGYFYTPTLLTDVDPDSEIAQEEVFGPVLVVIAYEDDDDAVRIANNSIYGLSGAVFGSQDRALTLARRIRTGTFSINGGNYFSPDSPFGGYKQSGIGREMGTAGLEEFLESKTFATVVGR
- a CDS encoding MlaE family ABC transporter permease, translated to MAVKGPERWAVGLPRVRDLAGPMAAVGGLFAMSADAVRFVFRRPFQWREFLEQCWFIARVALAPTLLVAIPFTVLISFTLNILLRELGAADLSGAGAAFGAVTQVGPIVTVLIVAGAGSTAICADLGSRTIREEIDAMEVLGIDPVQRLVTPRMLASGLVALLLNSFVVVIGILGGYMFSVFIQDVNPGAFAAGITLLTGVPEVIISCVKAALFGLIAGLVACYRGLTISGGGAKAVGNAVNETVVYAFMSLFVINVVVTAIGIRMTAG